TTTTGTCCGTCATTTTATTTCCCGTCAATTTTACTTTTGCAGCATTAATAACTATCACATTATCTCCACAATCTGAATGAGGAGTGTATGTTGGTTTATGTTTGCCTCTAAGCATAATCGCAACCATTGAAGAAAATCTTCCTAACGGTTGGTCTGTAGCATCAACAACAACCCATTCTTTATTTGCGTTGGCTTTGTTGATTGATTTTGTTTTATAACTAAGCGTATCCATTACTATTATTTTAAAATTAACCCGCTTTTAAATTTCGGGCTGCAAAGGTATAAAAAATTTTTTATTAACCAATGATTGTTTGAAAAAAATTTTGTCGTTTTATTGTTTTTATTTTCAAATTGCAAATTTACTTGATTTTTCAACAACCTGATTATGTTTTCAAATATTTATATTTTTGCATTATAAATTATAAAAAATGGGCTCTTTTTTGTTAGAAAATATTTTTGATTCTAAAAATTGGGACAAAGTAGATGAATATTATAAAACTATTTTGTCAAAACCATGTTTTAGAGTAGAAAAAATATTATCTTCAGGTCATACTAGCCCCAAAGAACAAGAATGGTTCTACCAAGAAGAAAATGAATTGGTTATTCTTGTAGATGGAACAGCTATTATAGAATTTGAAGATGGCAAAACAATAAAAATGAAAAAGGGCGATGTCTTAGAAATAAGAAAAAACGAAAAACACAAAGTTACTTATACCTCATCAAAGCCTGAATGCGTTTGGGTTGCAATTTTTTGGACAGACTAAAATATAATATAAATGTGTGGAATTGCGGGCATATATTCTTTTAGTGATGATACTCAATCTCGAGTTGAGTCTATGAACAGAGCCCTTATCCATAGAGGACCCGACAATCAAGGTATTTGGATTGATAAAAATATTGCTCTCGGACACAGCAGACTTTCAATAATAGACACCTCTGATTTAGCTGCCCAACCAATGATTTCAGCAAATAAGCGATTTGTTATTGCTTTCAATGGAGAGGTTTATAATTTTAAAGAATTAAGCGATAATCTAAAAAAAGATTTCCCTGAAAAATATGGAAAAATTGGCTTTAAAACAAAGTCTGACACAGAAATAGTTTTAGAATTGTTTTCCTGCTATGGTCCAAAATCAGTAACCATGCTGAATGGCATGTTTGCTTATGTTATTTACGACAGAGAAGAAAATAAATTATTTCTTTTCCGCGATAGAATTGGCATAAAACCTTTGTTTTTTTCAATATTAAACGATGAAGTTCTCTTTGCATCAGAACTCCAAAGCATAATGAAGGGCTTAAAAGCAAAAACTCTAAACAAAGAAGCAATTCCACTTTATTTACATTTTGGATATTTTCCTGAGCCACACACAATTTTAAACGAAGTAAAAAAATTCCCAGCAGCTCATTATGCAGAATGGGACGGCAAAAAAATCTCCTT
This DNA window, taken from Bacteroidales bacterium, encodes the following:
- the rplM gene encoding 50S ribosomal protein L13; this encodes MDTLSYKTKSINKANANKEWVVVDATDQPLGRFSSMVAIMLRGKHKPTYTPHSDCGDNVIVINAAKVKLTGNKMTDKRYVRHTGYPGGQRFTSPEELMKRKPEAIIEKAVKGMLPKTRLGAELYRNLYVFAGSEHAHEGQKPKAVNINEIK
- a CDS encoding cupin domain-containing protein, coding for MGSFLLENIFDSKNWDKVDEYYKTILSKPCFRVEKILSSGHTSPKEQEWFYQEENELVILVDGTAIIEFEDGKTIKMKKGDVLEIRKNEKHKVTYTSSKPECVWVAIFWTD